The following proteins are co-located in the Mus pahari chromosome 14, PAHARI_EIJ_v1.1, whole genome shotgun sequence genome:
- the Sphk1 gene encoding sphingosine kinase 1 isoform X2, translated as MEPADCPQGLLPRPCRVLVLLNPRGGKGKALQLFQRRVQPLLEEAEISFKLILTERQNHARELVCAEELGCWDALAVMSGDGLMHEVVNGLMERPDWETAIRKPLCSLPGGSGNALAASVNHYAGYEQVTNEDLLVNCTLLLCRRRLSPMNLLSLHTASGLQLYSVLSLSWGFIADVDLESEKYRRLGDIRFTVGTFFRLASLRIYQGQLAYLPVGTAASKRPAYTLVQKGPVNTHLVPLEEPVPSHWTVVPEQDFVLVLVLLHTHLSAELFAAPMGHCEAGVMHLFYVRAGVSRAVLLRLFLAMQKGKHMEFDCPYLVHVPVVAFRLEPRSQRGVFAVDGELMVCEAVQGQVHPNYLWMVCGSRDSPSGWDSRQRPPPEEPS; from the exons ATGGAACCAG CAGACTGCCCCCAGGGACTGCTCCCGCGGCCATGCAGAGTACTGGTGCTGCTGAACCCCCGGGGTGGCAAGGGCAAGGctctgcagctcttccagaggagagTGCAGCCCCTCCTGGAAGAGGCAGAGATATCCTTTAAACTGATACTCACCG AACGGCAGAATCATGCCAGGGAGCTGGTGtgtgcagaggagctgggttGCTGGGACGCCCTGGCAGTCATGTCCGGTGATGGTTTGATGCACGAG GTGGTGAATGGACTAATGGAACGGCCCGACTGGGAGACTGCCATCCGGAAACCCCTGTGTAGCCTCCCTGGAGGCTCCGGCAATGCGCTGGCAGCTTCTGTGAACCACTATGCTGG GTACGAGCAGGTGACTAATGAAGACCTCCTCGTCAACTGCACACTGCTGTTGTGCCGCCGGCGCCTGTCACCCATGAATCTGCTGTCCCTGCACACGGCTTCTGGACTGCAGCTCTATTCTGTGCTCAGTCTGTCCTGGGGCTTCATTGCTGACGTGGACCTCGAGAGTGAGAAGTACAGGCGCTTGGGGGACATTCGTTTCACGGTGGGCACCTTCTTTCGCCTAGCAAGCCTACGCATCTACCAAGGTCAACTGGCCTACCTCCCTGTAGGAACTGCGGCCTCTAAGAGACCTGCCTATACACTGGTGCAGAAGGGCCCTGTCAACACACACCTTGTTCCTCTGGAGGAGCCAGTGCCTTCTCATTGGACTGTGGTACCAGAACAGGACTTTGtcctggtgctggtgctgctaCACACCCACCTGAGTGCTGAGCTGTTTGCAGCGCCCATGGGCCACTGTGAGGCTGGTGTTATGCATCTGTTCTATGTACGTGCGGGGGTGTCAAGGGCTGTGCTGCTGCGCCTCTTCCTGGCCATGCAGAAGGGCAAGCATATGGAATTTGACTGTCCATACCTGGTTCATGTGCCCGTGGTTGCCTTCCGCCTGGAGCCCAGGAGCCAGAGGGGCGTGTTTGCTGTGGACGGAGAACTGATGGTATGTGAAGCTGTGCAGGGCCAAGTGCACCCAAACTACCTTTGGATGGTCTGTGGCAGCAGAGACTCCCCGTCTGGCTGGGACTCCCGGCAGAGGCCACCTCCAGAAGAACCATCATAA
- the Sphk1 gene encoding sphingosine kinase 1 isoform X3 has protein sequence MEPDCPQGLLPRPCRVLVLLNPRGGKGKALQLFQRRVQPLLEEAEISFKLILTERQNHARELVCAEELGCWDALAVMSGDGLMHEVVNGLMERPDWETAIRKPLCSLPGGSGNALAASVNHYAGYEQVTNEDLLVNCTLLLCRRRLSPMNLLSLHTASGLQLYSVLSLSWGFIADVDLESEKYRRLGDIRFTVGTFFRLASLRIYQGQLAYLPVGTAASKRPAYTLVQKGPVNTHLVPLEEPVPSHWTVVPEQDFVLVLVLLHTHLSAELFAAPMGHCEAGVMHLFYVRAGVSRAVLLRLFLAMQKGKHMEFDCPYLVHVPVVAFRLEPRSQRGVFAVDGELMVCEAVQGQVHPNYLWMVCGSRDSPSGWDSRQRPPPEEPS, from the exons ATGGAACCAG ACTGCCCCCAGGGACTGCTCCCGCGGCCATGCAGAGTACTGGTGCTGCTGAACCCCCGGGGTGGCAAGGGCAAGGctctgcagctcttccagaggagagTGCAGCCCCTCCTGGAAGAGGCAGAGATATCCTTTAAACTGATACTCACCG AACGGCAGAATCATGCCAGGGAGCTGGTGtgtgcagaggagctgggttGCTGGGACGCCCTGGCAGTCATGTCCGGTGATGGTTTGATGCACGAG GTGGTGAATGGACTAATGGAACGGCCCGACTGGGAGACTGCCATCCGGAAACCCCTGTGTAGCCTCCCTGGAGGCTCCGGCAATGCGCTGGCAGCTTCTGTGAACCACTATGCTGG GTACGAGCAGGTGACTAATGAAGACCTCCTCGTCAACTGCACACTGCTGTTGTGCCGCCGGCGCCTGTCACCCATGAATCTGCTGTCCCTGCACACGGCTTCTGGACTGCAGCTCTATTCTGTGCTCAGTCTGTCCTGGGGCTTCATTGCTGACGTGGACCTCGAGAGTGAGAAGTACAGGCGCTTGGGGGACATTCGTTTCACGGTGGGCACCTTCTTTCGCCTAGCAAGCCTACGCATCTACCAAGGTCAACTGGCCTACCTCCCTGTAGGAACTGCGGCCTCTAAGAGACCTGCCTATACACTGGTGCAGAAGGGCCCTGTCAACACACACCTTGTTCCTCTGGAGGAGCCAGTGCCTTCTCATTGGACTGTGGTACCAGAACAGGACTTTGtcctggtgctggtgctgctaCACACCCACCTGAGTGCTGAGCTGTTTGCAGCGCCCATGGGCCACTGTGAGGCTGGTGTTATGCATCTGTTCTATGTACGTGCGGGGGTGTCAAGGGCTGTGCTGCTGCGCCTCTTCCTGGCCATGCAGAAGGGCAAGCATATGGAATTTGACTGTCCATACCTGGTTCATGTGCCCGTGGTTGCCTTCCGCCTGGAGCCCAGGAGCCAGAGGGGCGTGTTTGCTGTGGACGGAGAACTGATGGTATGTGAAGCTGTGCAGGGCCAAGTGCACCCAAACTACCTTTGGATGGTCTGTGGCAGCAGAGACTCCCCGTCTGGCTGGGACTCCCGGCAGAGGCCACCTCCAGAAGAACCATCATAA
- the Sphk1 gene encoding sphingosine kinase 1 isoform X1 — MWWCVLFVADCPQGLLPRPCRVLVLLNPRGGKGKALQLFQRRVQPLLEEAEISFKLILTERQNHARELVCAEELGCWDALAVMSGDGLMHEVVNGLMERPDWETAIRKPLCSLPGGSGNALAASVNHYAGYEQVTNEDLLVNCTLLLCRRRLSPMNLLSLHTASGLQLYSVLSLSWGFIADVDLESEKYRRLGDIRFTVGTFFRLASLRIYQGQLAYLPVGTAASKRPAYTLVQKGPVNTHLVPLEEPVPSHWTVVPEQDFVLVLVLLHTHLSAELFAAPMGHCEAGVMHLFYVRAGVSRAVLLRLFLAMQKGKHMEFDCPYLVHVPVVAFRLEPRSQRGVFAVDGELMVCEAVQGQVHPNYLWMVCGSRDSPSGWDSRQRPPPEEPS; from the exons ATGTGgtggtgtgttttgtttgtagCAGACTGCCCCCAGGGACTGCTCCCGCGGCCATGCAGAGTACTGGTGCTGCTGAACCCCCGGGGTGGCAAGGGCAAGGctctgcagctcttccagaggagagTGCAGCCCCTCCTGGAAGAGGCAGAGATATCCTTTAAACTGATACTCACCG AACGGCAGAATCATGCCAGGGAGCTGGTGtgtgcagaggagctgggttGCTGGGACGCCCTGGCAGTCATGTCCGGTGATGGTTTGATGCACGAG GTGGTGAATGGACTAATGGAACGGCCCGACTGGGAGACTGCCATCCGGAAACCCCTGTGTAGCCTCCCTGGAGGCTCCGGCAATGCGCTGGCAGCTTCTGTGAACCACTATGCTGG GTACGAGCAGGTGACTAATGAAGACCTCCTCGTCAACTGCACACTGCTGTTGTGCCGCCGGCGCCTGTCACCCATGAATCTGCTGTCCCTGCACACGGCTTCTGGACTGCAGCTCTATTCTGTGCTCAGTCTGTCCTGGGGCTTCATTGCTGACGTGGACCTCGAGAGTGAGAAGTACAGGCGCTTGGGGGACATTCGTTTCACGGTGGGCACCTTCTTTCGCCTAGCAAGCCTACGCATCTACCAAGGTCAACTGGCCTACCTCCCTGTAGGAACTGCGGCCTCTAAGAGACCTGCCTATACACTGGTGCAGAAGGGCCCTGTCAACACACACCTTGTTCCTCTGGAGGAGCCAGTGCCTTCTCATTGGACTGTGGTACCAGAACAGGACTTTGtcctggtgctggtgctgctaCACACCCACCTGAGTGCTGAGCTGTTTGCAGCGCCCATGGGCCACTGTGAGGCTGGTGTTATGCATCTGTTCTATGTACGTGCGGGGGTGTCAAGGGCTGTGCTGCTGCGCCTCTTCCTGGCCATGCAGAAGGGCAAGCATATGGAATTTGACTGTCCATACCTGGTTCATGTGCCCGTGGTTGCCTTCCGCCTGGAGCCCAGGAGCCAGAGGGGCGTGTTTGCTGTGGACGGAGAACTGATGGTATGTGAAGCTGTGCAGGGCCAAGTGCACCCAAACTACCTTTGGATGGTCTGTGGCAGCAGAGACTCCCCGTCTGGCTGGGACTCCCGGCAGAGGCCACCTCCAGAAGAACCATCATAA
- the Ube2o gene encoding (E3-independent) E2 ubiquitin-conjugating enzyme isoform X3: MLRCASRREGRAGEGLALKLEDRSVVPRDVVRHMRSTDSQCGTVIDVNIDCAVKLIGTNCIIYPVNSKDLQHIWPFMYGDYIAYDCWLGKVYDLKNQIILKLSNGARCSMNTEDGAKLYDVCPHVSDSGLFFDDSYGFYPGQVLIGPAKIFSSVQWLSGVKPVLSTKSKFRVVVEEVQVVELKVTWITKSFCPGGTDSVSPPPSIITQENLGRVKRLGCFDHAQRQLGERCLYVFPAKVEPAKIAWECPEKNCAQGEGSMAKKVKRLLKKQVVRIMSCAPDTQCPRDHSMEDPDKKGEARAGSEVGSASPEEQPDGSASPVEMQDEGSEETCEPLPPFLLKEGGDDGLHSAEQDADDEAADDTDDTSSVTSSASSTTSSQSGSGTGRKKSIPLSIKNLKRKHKRKKNKVTRDFKPGDRVAVEVVTTMTSADVMWQDGSVECNIRSNDLFPVHHLDNNEFCPGDFVVDKRVQSCPDPAVYGVVQSGDHVGRTCMVKWFKLRPSGDDVELIGEEEDVSVYDIADHPDFRFRTTDIVIRIGNTEDGALPKEDEPSVGQVARVDVSSKVEVVWADNSKTIILPQHLYNIESEMEESDYDSVEGSTSGASSDEWEDDSDSWETDNGLVDDEHPKIEELAAILPVEQPAAPEEDKGIVISEEAATAAIQGAVAMASPVAGLMEKAGKDGPPKSFRELKEAIKILESLKNMTVEQLLTGSPTSPTVEPEKPTREKKFLDDIKKLQENLRKTLDNVAIAEEERMEAVPDTERKEERPEVQSPVRAEWPSETPVLCQQCGGRPGVTFTSAKGEVFSVLEFAPSNHSFKKIEFQPPEAKKFFSTVRKEMALLATSLPDGIMVKTFEDRMDLFSALIKGPTRTPYEDGLYLFDIQLPNIYPAVPPHFCYLSQCSGRLNPNLYDNGKVCVSLLGTWIGKGTERWTSKSSLLQVLISIQGLILVNEPYYNEAGFDSDRGLQEGYENSRCYNEMALIRVVQSMTQLVRRPPEVFEQEIRQHFSVGGWRLVNRIESWLETHAMLERAQALPNGAPKDSSSLEPLAAAELSDSGREEPEDVGMAPGEASQGSDSEGGAQGPASASRDHTEQTETAPDASAPPSVRPKRRRKSYRSFLPEKSGYPDIGFPLFPLSKGFIKSIRGVLTQFRAALLEAGMPESTEDK, from the exons CTGAAACTAGAGGACCGCTCTGTGGTGCCCCGGGATGTGGTTCGACACATGCGCTCAACT gacagccagtgtgGCACGGTGATAGATGTCAACATTGACTGTGCCGTCAAGCTCATCGGCACCAACTGCATCATCTACCCCGTCAATAGCAAGGACCTCCAGCACATCTGG CCCTTCATGTATGGAGACTATATCGCCTATGACTGCTGGCTGGGGAAGGTCTATGACTTGAAGAACCAGATCATCCTCAAGTTGTCTAATGGTGCCAG GTGCTCCATGAACACAGAAGATGGTGCCAAACTCTACGATGTCTGCCCTCACGTCAGCGACTCG GGTCTCTTCTTTGATGACTCCTATGGCTTCTACCCAGGCCAAGTCCTTATTGGCCCAGCCAAGATCTTCTCCAGTGTCCAGTGGCTCTCGGGGGTCAAGCCTGTACTCAGCACCAAGAGCAAGTTCCgtgtggtggtggaggag GTGCAGGTTGTAGAATTGAAGGTCACGTGGATTACCAAGAGTTTCTGCCCTGGGGGCACGGACAGTGTTAGCCCCCCACCTTCCATCATCACTCAGGAAAACCTAGGCAG GGTGAAGCGTCTCGGATGCTTTGACCATGCTCAGCGGCAGCTTGGAGAACGCTGTCTGTATGTCTTCCCAGCCAAGGTAGAGCCGGCCAAGATTGCCTGGGAATGTCCAGAAAAAAACTGCGCCCAGGGGGAGGGCTCTATGGCCAAGAAG GTGAAGCGTCTGTTGAAGAAGCAGGTTGTGAGAATCATGTCCTGCGCCCCAGATACCCAGTGTCCTAGGGACCATTCCATGGAAGACCCAGACAAGAAAGGGGAAGCCAGAGCCGGGAGCGAAGTAGGGTCTGCTAGCCCGGAGGAGCAACCCGATGGATCAGCCAGCCCCGTGGAGATGCAGGACGAGGGGTCGGAGGAGACATGCGAGCCACTGCCCCCCTTCCTCTTGAAGGAGGGTGGAGATGACGGGCTACACTCAGCAGAGCAGGATGCAGATGATGAGGCAGCTGACGATACAGACGACACCAGCTCTGTGACCTCCTCCGCCAGCTCTACTACCTCCTCCCAAAGTGGCAGTGGTACTGGTCGTAAAAAGAGCATTCCCTTGTCCATCAAAAACTTGAAGCGAAAacacaagaggaagaagaataaggTCACCCGTGACTTTAAGCCTGGAGACAG GGTGGCTGTAGAGGTTGTGACCACGATGACCTCAGCTGATGTGAtgtggcaagatggctctgtggaatGCAACATCCGCTCCAACGACCTTTTCCCTGTGCACCACCTGGACAACAATGAGTTCTGCCCTGGGGACTTCGTGGTGGACAAGCGAG TCCAGAGCTGCCCAGACCCTGCTGTCTATGGTGTGGTGCAGTCTGGGGACCATGTTGGCCGTACCTGCATGGTGAAGTGGTTCAAGCTGCGACCAAGTGGGGATGACGTGGAG CTCATCGGAGAAGAGGAGGATGTGAGCGTCTATGACATTGCTGACCATCCTGACTTTCGCTTCCGCACAACTGACATTGTCATCCGCATTGGGAACACGGAGGATGGGGCTCTACCCAAAGAGGATGAG CCCTCAGTTGGCCAGGTGGCCCGAGTGGACGTCAGCAGCAAAGTGGAAGTGGTATGGGCTGACAACTCGAAAACCATCATCCTGCCACAG CACTTATACAACATCGAGTCTGAGATGGAGGAGTCCGACTACGACTCCGTGGAAGGTAGCACCAGTGGAGCCTCCTCAGATGAGTGGGAGGACGACAGCGACAGCTGGGAGACCGACAATGGCCTCGTGGACGACGAGCACCCCAAGATCGAGGAGCTGGCCGCCATCCTGCCTGTAGAGCAGCCGGCTGCCCCCGAGGAGGACAAGGGCATAGTGATCAGTGAAGAGGCGGCCACAGCTGCCATCCAGGGTGCCGTGGCCATGGCTTCCCCTGTGGCAGGGCTGATGGAGAAAGCTGGCAAGGACGGGCCTCCCAAGAGTTTCCGGGAGCTGAAGGAGGCTATCAAGATCCTGGAGAGCCTCAAGAACATGACAGTGGAGCAGCTGCTCACAGGCTCCCCCACCTCGCCCACCGTGGAGCCCGAGAAGCCAACCCGAGAGAAGAAGTTTTTGGACGACATCAAGAAGCTCCAGGAGAACCTCAGGAAGACCCTGGACAATGTGGCCATCGCcgaggaggagaggatggaggcaGTGCCTGACACAGAACGCAAGGAGGAGAGGCCTGAGGTGCAGTCACCAGTGAGAGCCGAGTGGCCCAGTGAGACACCTGTGCTCTGTCAGCAGTGTGGTGGCAGGCCTGGCGTCACCTTCACCAGCGCCAAGGGCGAGGTCTTCTCTGTGCTGGAGTTTGCACCCT CAAACCACTCTTTCAAGAAGATTGAGTTCCAGCCCCCGGAAGCCAAGAAGTTCTTCAGCACAGTACGGAAGGAGATGGCTCTACTGGCCACCTCACTGCCTGATGGCATCATGGTCAAGACTTTTGAGGACAGAATG GACCTCTTCTCGGCACTGATCAAGGGCCCCACCCGGACTCCCTATGAAGATGGCCTCTACCTATTTGACATCCAGCTGCCCAATATCTACCCTGCGGTGCCCCCCCACTTTTGCTACCTCTCCCAGTGCAGTGGCCGCCTGAACCCCAACCTGTATGACAATGGGAAAGTGTGTGTCAGCCTCCTAGGTACCTGGATTGGAAAG gGGACAGAGAGGTGGACAAGCAAGTCTAGCCTTCTCCAGGTGCTCATCTCCATCCAAG GTCTGATCCTGGTGAATGAACCATACTACAATGAAGCTGGCTTTGACAGTGACCGGGGCCTGCAGGAAGGCTATGAGAACAGTCGCTGCTACAACGAGATGGCATTGATCCGTGTGGTGCAGTCCATGACCCAGTTGGTGCGACGACCTCCTGAGGTCTTTGAACAGGAGATTCGGCAGCACTTCAGTGTGGGTGGCTGGCGGCTGGTGAACCGAATTGAGTCCTGGCTGGAAACCCATGCCATGCTGGAGAGGGCCCAGGCACTGCCCAATGGGGCTCCTAAAGACAGCAGCTCTCTGGAGCCCCTGGCTGCAGCTGAACTCTCAGACTCCGGCCGTGAAGAGCCTGAGGATGTTGGGATGGCCCCTGGGGAGGCGTCCCAGGGCTCAGACTCAGAGGGTGGCGCCCAGGGCCCTGCCTCAGCAAGCAGAGACCACACAGAGCAGACTGAGACAGCCCCTGATGCATCAGCACCTCCCAGCGTTAgaccaaagaggaggaggaagagctacCGCAGCTTCCTGCCCGAGAAGAGCGGTTACCCTGACATCGGCTTCCccctcttcccactctccaagggtTTCATCAAGAGCATCCGGGGGGTCCTGACACAGTTCCGTGCTGCCCTGCTGGAGGCGGGCATGCCGGAGAGCACAGAGGACAAGTAG